The Pseudochaenichthys georgianus unplaced genomic scaffold, fPseGeo1.2 scaffold_363_arrow_ctg1, whole genome shotgun sequence sequence tcagcactaattagagggttattgaggaaaaactctcaactaacggcttattacttgtagaatactgTCATGTAGAACAAGGCATGAATACGTTTTTATAAGGAGCCAATATGCTGCTAATATGTTagttaacaactagttgatggttaatttgtgtaccttaaaggagacctatcatgctatatttaaatgatatagtgtatgaccatacctatataaggtatatttatacattttatttttcaaaataccaaacagatcattttttagacatgcctcgtttcgctcattttcgctctattccaagcccgtctttgaacattctgagctgcagctgaccacgcccccctgcagctgaccacgccccctgcagctgaccacgcccccctgtagctgaccacgcccccctgcagaagagcaggcatgagccggcgagagtcacgttaccatgcttgctgtgattacgagtgttgaataaacatgtcatctcagagcaatgcatgtgttcaagcatattatcaatttgatccagagaccctgaagcagcggaggttttggtggaggtgcaaacatctcggttgcagcaggacgtttctgaacgGTTAGcagacaagctgttgtcccgattgtaatgatgtgtttttattgcatgtacagcactttggctcgaccaaaaatcgttttaaaaatgtgctatataaataaaacttgatttgattgaaCTGTTTTTTATGTGATTTCAGAAGAATGGATCACAAACCGTCCTTCACCTTCCAGGCTGGGACTTCAGACCTGCAGCTGAAGGCCAGCAAAGAAGCTGTCAGAGTCTCCAAAGCCAACAGCAAGAGGGCAGCCCCGCGCCTCACCTCCAACACCAGGGAGCTGGCTGAGGCACAAGCCGCATCGAGGGTCTCACTGCTGGGGGGAACCCGGCGGACCGCTGGCAGCTCCTCAGCCAGACAGAGCTCCAGTTCGGTCAGTACCGGGGTCAGACCCTCCAGTGGCTGCTGTCACAGGACCTGGGCTACACGGCAACCATTCTGGCAGGGCATCAGGGAGAGCGTGAGGGGGGGATGTCAGCTGCACCCCCCTCATGTGGAACAAGGACGCTCTGCTGGACTACGCCGGGCTCTTCAACGCCGTGATGGCAGCAGTGAGGAGGAAGAGAGCACCGGGCACGGCTGCAGAGCACGACCAGCTGGTGGGCTCTGGGGCCTTCACGGCCATGACGTACAGGGAGATGTACGAGAGTGTGGAGAAGGAGCCAAGCACGTAAGGCCATGTGGGACTTTCATCACTAGCTGTAGAAACACTTGATGTGATATTAATCTAACTGTTGCCTCTCAATGTCAGGTACAGGAAGTGGCTCAGGAAGCAGTCTGTGAGGAGGCCCGGGTCCCAACTGGCGCAGCTGAAGGAGTACATCGACAGAAGAGACAAGGAGAAGCAGCCTGTCGCCTCCTCAGCTGCATCAGCAGCCGCCACCTCCCCAGCTGTCTCCCCCTCCACCACATCTCCCCCAAACAGCGGAGGAAGCCAGCGGTCCTGTGTATGCATCATGTCAGTGGAGTGTTACTGTGTCAGTCAGGTGATGTGTGATGAGTGAACATTTATTAAATTGTGTCTGCAGCTTCCTCAGAAGACGAGGACGACCACCTGATGGTGGAGGCTGCTTTAGGTCAGTCTGTGCTTTGTGTCATTATGAAGCTTTGTATAATAACATCTATttggtgtgtcaggtgtgttttTCTGCTGTGcacagctcctcctcctcctcctcctcctcctcagcagcAGGGAGTTCTTGGATCTCAGGCACCACCTTCTCTGCGACTAGTCGCTCCTCCCCCTCAGGTCTGTAATAATGCTGTAAACATCTGGTCCCAGTGTGTAGTGTGAAGCTGCAGTCAGTGACCTGTGTGTGTTGCAGCCTGGAGGAGCAGCCTCCCTGCAGAGCAGCACGAGTGGGTCAGCAGGGCTCTGTTTGTGGCTGACAGGGCAGGGAGGCCCGTCCTGTCCCCGGAGCTCCAGCTGTGGCACCTCCCCCGGCCCCGCCGAAGTACTCCCAGCGGCCCTACTTCCTCTGGGCTCCTTACAAGAGGTGGAAGTACCACCTGAAGTGTCCAAGCTGCGCACACAAGATGACAGATGGCGGTCTGTACAAGACCGTGCGCAGAGTTCTGGACCTGGACGGGTGGTACTACATGGGGACGGAGTACCTGGAGTGCAGGTACTGATACATTTACCAGAACACTCTGTGTGCTTGATGCTTTGGTCGAATAGACATTATTTATGATGATAGCTATCAGGAGCAGATGCACCAACAACCCTTTGTGTCCCAGCTGGTCTGCGAGCGTCAGGAAGCAGCTGGACCTAGACCACCTGCTGTGCTGACCTACAGGTAAGCATCACGCTGCAGCACACAGTGGGCTTTGAGATGGTCtggtgttcacctctgcatggtCTGTGTTGGTGCTGCAGGCTCTCGTGTGACCGGAAGGTTCTGGCTCAGATGAAGGGGCTGCGCTCCTTCCTGGTGGAGCAGCACACGGCAgagtggatgaggaggagcaTCCCCTACCTGCACACCTGCCGGAGGGTTGAGGTTGCAGGTGTGCAGATGCCTCCTCCTCAGCCTCCACCACAGATGGTGCCTGTCCCCAGCAGCGGCTGGCTTCTCTCCACCTACGTCCTGGAGTCCTTCACGAGGATAGAGGAGCTGAAGGCGAAGGCGACCTCAACCTTTGGCTCCATCCTCAAAATGGACTCCACCAAGAAGGTGAGACATCTAATGTAATCACCTTTAACATCTGTCTCTGTTGAACACATACAAGACTAACAACACAATGAAACAGTGTataaggctgtgtgtgtgtgtggttgtgtgtgtattggtgtgtgtgtgtgtgtggtgtgtgtgtgtgtgtgtgtgtgtgtgtgtgtcctggctGCTCAAAGGACATCTCAGTGATGAGCACCTCTCCCTCCAAGGC is a genomic window containing:
- the LOC139433389 gene encoding uncharacterized protein, which gives rise to MDHKPSFTFQAGTSDLQLKASKEAVRVSKANSKRAAPRLTSNTRELAEAQAASRVSLLGGTRRTAGSSSARQSSSSVSTGVRPSSGCCHRTWATRQPFWQGIRESVRGGCQLHPPHVEQGRSAGLRRALQRRDGSSEEEESTGHGCRARPAGGLWGLHGHDVQGDVRECGEGAKHVQEVAQEAVCEEARVPTGAAEGVHRQKRQGEAACRLLSCISSRHLPSCLPLHHISPKQRRKPAVLSSSEDEDDHLMVEAALAPPPPPPPPQQQGVLGSQAPPSLRLVAPPPQGREARPVPGAPAVAPPPAPPKYSQRPYFLWAPYKRWKYHLKCPSCAHKMTDGGLYKTVRRVLDLDGWYYMGTEYLECSWSASVRKQLDLDHLLC